One Methylobacterium sp. 77 DNA window includes the following coding sequences:
- the umuD gene encoding translesion error-prone DNA polymerase V autoproteolytic subunit, translating into MQVYGISLGYPIPVPLLARPVAAGFPSPADDFIEEEIDLQRLLIVNRPATFLVRVAGDSMIGKGLFNDDLAIVDRSLEPQNGDVVMVDVDGERSFKVWHRQGHRVSLAFANPRYPAFNLSPSAVVEVWGVVSASINPRRRAQRG; encoded by the coding sequence GTGCAAGTCTACGGCATCAGCCTCGGCTACCCCATTCCCGTGCCGCTGCTGGCCCGACCAGTGGCGGCCGGCTTCCCGAGCCCAGCCGACGATTTTATCGAGGAAGAGATCGATCTGCAGCGCTTGCTGATCGTGAATCGGCCTGCCACCTTCCTCGTCCGGGTGGCCGGCGACAGCATGATTGGGAAGGGTCTCTTCAACGACGACCTAGCCATCGTTGACCGCTCGCTCGAGCCGCAGAACGGCGACGTCGTGATGGTCGATGTCGATGGGGAGCGGTCGTTCAAGGTCTGGCATCGGCAGGGGCACCGAGTCAGCCTCGCCTTTGCCAACCCACGCTATCCCGCCTTTAATCTGTCACCCAGTGCCGTGGTCGAGGTCTGGGGCGTTGTGTCGGCCAGCATAAACCCTCGGCGGCGCGCGCAACGCGGATGA
- a CDS encoding transglutaminase family protein gives MVQLRIHHETTYRYRQPVSLGPHRLMLRPRETRDLKLVSSVVTVTPDATIKWANDVFGNAVATVTFATPSDILVIDSVSCVELSAVAYPVFDMAASAISFPFRYSDDDWTDLGALAIRQYPDGDDMPSWAQRFVAGYPTDTLSLLKDINAGVGSTIAYQAREDEGTQSPSQTLSLGMGSCRDLATLFVEAVRSLGFGARVVSGYLHDSTRTLLGSADAGSTHAWGEVYLPGAGWVTFDPTNRSVGGANLIPVAVARDIRQAMPATGSFIGSADAFLEMSVAVNVDS, from the coding sequence TTGGTCCAGCTGCGTATCCATCACGAGACCACGTATCGTTACCGACAGCCAGTCAGTCTGGGGCCGCATCGGCTGATGCTGCGACCGCGCGAGACACGTGACCTAAAGCTCGTGTCGAGTGTCGTCACCGTGACGCCGGATGCGACGATCAAATGGGCCAACGACGTTTTCGGAAACGCTGTGGCGACCGTCACCTTCGCGACGCCTTCCGATATCCTCGTCATCGATAGTGTCTCCTGCGTCGAGCTTTCCGCGGTCGCCTATCCGGTTTTTGACATGGCGGCCTCGGCCATTTCATTTCCCTTCCGGTACTCCGACGACGACTGGACCGACCTGGGGGCACTAGCGATACGGCAATATCCCGATGGCGACGACATGCCATCTTGGGCACAGAGGTTCGTTGCGGGCTACCCCACTGACACCTTGTCGCTGCTCAAGGACATCAATGCCGGCGTCGGCAGCACAATCGCCTACCAGGCCCGAGAGGACGAGGGCACGCAGTCGCCGAGCCAAACGCTGTCGCTGGGCATGGGCTCCTGTCGGGATCTAGCCACGCTCTTTGTGGAAGCGGTTCGCAGCCTGGGCTTTGGCGCCCGCGTCGTATCGGGCTATCTCCACGATTCAACGCGCACCCTGTTAGGCTCGGCTGATGCTGGGTCCACCCATGCATGGGGCGAGGTTTACCTGCCGGGTGCAGGGTGGGTTACCTTCGATCCGACCAACCGGAGCGTCGGAGGTGCGAACCTGATCCCAGTCGCCGTCGCACGCGACATTCGCCAAGCCATGCCAGCGACCGGCAGCTTCATCGGATCGGCCGACGCATTCTTAGAAATGTCGGTTGCTGTAAACGTTGATTCCTGA
- a CDS encoding type 1 glutamine amidotransferase has product MQVRSRGLRFLVAESEPPKSREERRDSVGRSSGDTYLDILAHLAPGAACDRIRPADADSDLLSGGTISDYDAVFLTGSPLALYKETPEVRRAVALMRATFASGTPAFGSCAGLQLATVAAGGTVRPNSLGPEAGFARRITATDAGRFHPMLCGRPMAYDAPSIHTDEVETLPAGATLLAGNRATMVQAAEIRCDGGVFWGVQYHPEIGLDEVAGALRRQADSLVENGLARSTTEVEEQAVLIGALHREPERRDLAWRLGLDDQVTDANLRLTEIRNFINALLQHGRSMRL; this is encoded by the coding sequence TTGCAAGTCAGATCACGCGGGCTGCGTTTTCTCGTCGCCGAAAGCGAGCCGCCGAAATCACGCGAAGAACGGCGCGACAGTGTCGGCCGGTCGTCCGGCGATACCTACCTCGACATCCTCGCCCACCTCGCCCCTGGTGCTGCCTGCGATAGAATCCGACCAGCCGACGCGGACAGCGATCTGCTGTCGGGCGGGACCATCAGTGACTACGACGCTGTCTTCCTGACTGGATCGCCGCTGGCTCTGTATAAAGAAACGCCCGAGGTCAGACGCGCCGTCGCCCTCATGCGGGCGACCTTCGCGTCGGGCACGCCTGCTTTCGGCTCCTGCGCCGGCCTGCAGCTTGCCACGGTCGCGGCGGGTGGAACTGTCCGACCAAACAGCTTAGGACCCGAGGCCGGCTTTGCCCGCCGCATCACCGCGACCGATGCCGGACGTTTCCATCCTATGCTTTGCGGCCGACCTATGGCCTATGATGCGCCGAGCATCCATACCGACGAAGTCGAGACTTTGCCGGCAGGCGCCACCCTATTGGCCGGCAATCGGGCTACCATGGTCCAGGCTGCTGAGATCCGTTGTGATGGTGGAGTATTTTGGGGCGTGCAGTATCACCCTGAGATCGGCCTTGATGAGGTTGCCGGTGCCCTTCGCCGCCAAGCCGACTCCCTAGTTGAGAATGGGCTCGCCCGCTCGACCACCGAGGTCGAGGAACAAGCAGTACTGATCGGGGCTCTCCACCGTGAGCCAGAGCGTCGCGATCTCGCGTGGCGACTGGGACTGGACGATCAGGTCACCGACGCCAACCTACGGCTGACGGAAATCCGAAACTTCATCAACGCCTTGTTGCAGCACGGGCGGTCGATGCGTTTATGA
- a CDS encoding DUF2252 family protein — protein MRGEENYGPEQRAAALERQRTLKMARSAHAYVRGNTLKFYEWLDGLAQGTLPEGPPVWICGDCHVGNLGPLADADGRVDIQIRDLDQTVIGNPTHDLVRLGLSLTSAARGSDLPGVVTAQMLEEMVRGYAWGLGGRSLNESPPEPDVVRTVRRRALGRQWKHLARERLRDIEPSIPLGRRFWALDAEERAALGDAFRDDAVRRLVLTLSGRSGEADVRLIDAAYWMKGCSSLGFLRYAGLVRIDNPGGKRKLALVDLKEAVASAAPVSTGVEMPLDPAERVVTGARALSPNLGERMLPMRLLGKPVVMRELAPQDTKLDIDQFSRQEAVRAAQYLAYVVGKAHGRQMDEATCVAWRSEVTRGSSEADGAPSWLWSSVVELAGRHEVGYLQHCRRYADKQAA, from the coding sequence ATGCGCGGGGAAGAGAATTACGGCCCGGAACAGCGAGCGGCAGCGCTGGAACGGCAACGTACCCTCAAAATGGCCCGGTCCGCCCATGCCTACGTCCGGGGCAACACCTTGAAGTTCTATGAGTGGTTGGACGGCCTAGCACAGGGCACTCTGCCTGAGGGGCCGCCCGTCTGGATCTGTGGCGATTGCCACGTGGGCAACCTTGGCCCCCTCGCCGATGCGGACGGTCGGGTCGATATCCAGATCCGCGACCTTGACCAGACCGTCATCGGCAATCCGACCCACGATCTCGTGCGTCTCGGCCTTTCGCTTACCAGCGCAGCGCGTGGCTCGGACTTACCTGGCGTCGTTACGGCTCAAATGCTGGAAGAAATGGTTCGGGGTTATGCTTGGGGTTTGGGCGGACGAAGCCTGAACGAATCACCGCCAGAGCCCGACGTCGTTCGTACAGTCCGTCGTCGTGCCCTAGGCCGGCAATGGAAACACTTAGCGCGTGAGCGCCTAAGGGACATCGAGCCGTCTATCCCGCTTGGTCGAAGGTTCTGGGCACTCGATGCCGAGGAGCGGGCTGCGCTCGGCGACGCCTTTCGGGATGACGCCGTGCGTCGGCTTGTACTGACGCTGAGCGGGCGCAGCGGAGAGGCCGACGTTCGCCTCATCGATGCTGCCTATTGGATGAAGGGATGCAGTTCCCTTGGATTTCTGCGCTATGCCGGGTTGGTGCGCATCGACAATCCGGGTGGCAAACGCAAGTTAGCTCTTGTGGACCTCAAAGAGGCGGTCGCCTCGGCAGCGCCGGTCTCGACGGGCGTGGAGATGCCTTTGGATCCAGCCGAGCGTGTCGTCACCGGAGCACGAGCACTCTCACCAAATCTGGGTGAGCGAATGTTACCCATGCGCCTCCTCGGCAAACCCGTTGTGATGCGCGAGCTCGCGCCGCAGGACACGAAGCTCGACATCGATCAGTTCTCGCGCCAGGAAGCCGTCCGGGCGGCCCAGTACCTCGCCTACGTGGTGGGCAAAGCACATGGGCGGCAGATGGATGAGGCGACGTGTGTCGCTTGGAGGAGCGAAGTCACACGGGGCTCTAGCGAGGCCGATGGAGCTCCGTCCTGGCTATGGTCGAGCGTGGTGGAGCTCGCCGGTCGGCACGAAGTTGGATACCTTCAGCATTGTCGTCGCTATGCCGACAAGCAGGCTGCGTGA
- a CDS encoding alpha/beta hydrolase — protein sequence MERSRVIIGIHGLANKPPADEKTRWWKEAIAEGLSRNEGVADPRFAFEFVYWADLRYDAPLTKDENREPYRPYDGIGPMTGGDEAPALTAKEVLAPVYAGIDIVEEVTGITPVDDVILESRFDDLWHYHAEQSFARAVRRRLIERLEAFRDHRILLVAHSMGSVIAYDALMQLEQEDSSVKVEHLVTAAAPLGLAKVKLKFEAEHGALRVPNNVLAWTNLTDSNDIVSIMGKLETDYGPNNAGMRVADRRVVNAYLRPDATSNHHKSYGYLRTPEFSRVACGYVDPPFVPSKPQTASTCMSNAVEFKRT from the coding sequence ATGGAGCGCAGCCGAGTCATCATTGGGATCCACGGTCTGGCGAACAAGCCGCCCGCCGACGAGAAGACGCGGTGGTGGAAGGAGGCCATCGCCGAGGGCCTTTCCCGGAACGAAGGGGTCGCTGACCCACGGTTTGCCTTCGAGTTCGTCTACTGGGCCGACCTGCGTTACGACGCGCCGCTGACCAAGGATGAAAACCGCGAGCCATACCGGCCCTACGACGGCATCGGGCCGATGACGGGTGGGGATGAGGCACCCGCGCTTACCGCCAAGGAAGTGCTGGCGCCTGTCTATGCAGGCATCGACATCGTAGAGGAAGTCACCGGCATCACGCCCGTAGACGATGTCATTCTGGAGAGCCGCTTCGACGACTTATGGCATTACCACGCCGAGCAAAGTTTCGCTCGGGCTGTCCGGAGGCGGCTGATAGAACGTCTTGAGGCCTTCCGGGACCATCGCATCCTACTCGTCGCGCATTCGATGGGATCTGTGATCGCTTACGATGCGCTGATGCAGCTGGAGCAGGAGGATTCGTCGGTTAAAGTCGAACACCTCGTAACCGCTGCCGCACCGCTAGGCCTGGCAAAGGTGAAGCTCAAGTTCGAGGCTGAGCATGGAGCCTTGCGGGTGCCTAATAACGTCTTGGCTTGGACGAACCTTACAGATAGCAATGACATCGTCTCCATAATGGGAAAATTGGAAACAGATTACGGACCGAACAACGCTGGCATGCGTGTTGCTGACCGCCGCGTCGTAAACGCCTATTTACGTCCCGATGCAACGTCGAACCACCACAAGTCCTACGGTTATCTTCGCACTCCGGAGTTTTCGCGTGTGGCATGCGGGTACGTCGATCCCCCTTTCGTTCCATCAAAGCCTCAAACTGCAAGCACCTGCATGTCCAATGCGGTTGAATTCAAGCGAACATAG
- a CDS encoding SOS response-associated peptidase: protein MCNLYSLVTSQAEIREAFDVAHDHAGNLPPLTGIFPDQMAPIVRIAGSERELAMMRWGISGPKQFGEHPVTNVRNVKSPHWRPWLKPDYRCLVPVSSFCEYADTKPKKTPTWFALDQDRPLFAFAGIWRPWTGVRGTKAENPDREEAEHRLFSFLTCDANGVVGPVHPKAMPVLLTTAEEWRTWLEAPTEIALELQRPLPDAMMTVVMTGERHDGGWK from the coding sequence ATGTGCAATCTCTACAGCCTCGTGACTTCACAAGCCGAGATCCGCGAGGCCTTCGACGTTGCCCACGACCATGCCGGCAATCTGCCGCCGCTCACCGGCATCTTCCCAGATCAGATGGCGCCCATCGTGCGCATTGCCGGGAGTGAGCGCGAGCTAGCGATGATGCGCTGGGGCATCTCCGGGCCTAAACAGTTCGGGGAGCACCCGGTCACGAACGTGCGAAATGTGAAGAGCCCGCACTGGCGCCCCTGGCTCAAGCCTGATTACCGCTGCCTCGTGCCGGTCTCGTCCTTTTGCGAGTATGCCGATACCAAGCCGAAGAAGACTCCGACGTGGTTCGCCCTCGATCAGGATCGACCCCTGTTCGCCTTTGCCGGCATCTGGCGGCCCTGGACCGGCGTACGAGGCACGAAAGCTGAGAATCCCGACCGCGAGGAGGCTGAGCACCGCTTATTCTCCTTTCTGACCTGCGATGCGAATGGAGTCGTCGGCCCGGTTCACCCCAAGGCCATGCCGGTGCTTCTCACGACCGCCGAGGAATGGCGCACCTGGCTCGAAGCGCCGACCGAGATTGCCCTTGAGCTTCAGCGGCCACTGCCAGACGCCATGATGACAGTTGTTATGACCGGCGAGCGGCACGATGGCGGCTGGAAATAG
- a CDS encoding NAD(P)H-dependent oxidoreductase subunit E has translation MSEAPGTVRNFSHPGKGRNKARAVPKGRQVEPRAKVEIEELLGTRSRQRDLLIEHLHLIQDTYGQIGSGHLAALADEMGLAFAEVFETATFYAHFDVVKEGDADIPLLTVRVCDSITCAMFGADELLTTLQMELASDQVRVVRAPCVGLCDHAPAVEVGHNFLHKANLASVRAAIDAGDTHAHLSEYIDYDSYRATGGYATLDRLRGGDLSVDNILQVLDDGGLRGLGGAGFPTGRKWKSVRGEPGPRLMAVNGDEGEPGTFKDQLYLNTDPHRFLEGMLIGAHVVEATDVYIYLRDEYPISREILTREIARLPAGGPRIHLRRGAGAYICGEESSLIESLEGKRGLPRHKPPFPFQVGLFNRPTLINNIETLFWVRDLIERGAGWWKSHGRNDRVGLRSYSVSGRVREPGVKLAPAGLTIQELIDEHCGGMLEGHTFSAYLPGGASGGILPASMNDIPLDFGTLEKYGCFIGSAAVVVMSDRDDVRGAALNLMRFFEDESCGQCTPCRSGTQKARILMEDGVWDTELLGELAQCMRDASICGLGQAASNPLSSVIRFFPDLFPAPKALAAE, from the coding sequence ATGAGTGAGGCCCCAGGGACAGTCAGGAACTTCTCCCACCCCGGCAAGGGACGCAACAAGGCCCGTGCCGTACCGAAGGGCCGCCAAGTCGAGCCACGCGCCAAGGTCGAGATCGAGGAACTCCTCGGAACGCGTTCGCGCCAACGCGACCTTCTGATCGAGCATCTTCACCTGATCCAGGACACCTATGGCCAGATCGGCTCGGGTCACCTTGCGGCACTGGCCGATGAAATGGGCTTGGCTTTCGCAGAGGTGTTCGAGACGGCAACCTTCTACGCCCACTTCGATGTCGTGAAGGAGGGCGACGCCGACATCCCGCTCCTAACCGTCCGCGTCTGCGACAGCATTACCTGCGCGATGTTCGGCGCTGACGAGTTATTGACGACACTCCAAATGGAGTTGGCGTCGGACCAAGTTCGCGTCGTGCGCGCCCCATGTGTCGGGTTGTGCGATCACGCGCCCGCGGTCGAGGTCGGGCACAATTTTCTCCATAAGGCCAACTTGGCATCCGTGCGGGCGGCCATCGACGCCGGTGACACCCACGCCCACCTGTCCGAATACATCGACTATGACTCTTACAGGGCGACCGGCGGATACGCGACGCTCGACCGACTCCGAGGCGGCGATCTTTCCGTAGACAACATCTTACAAGTGCTTGACGACGGCGGCTTGCGCGGTCTCGGCGGCGCGGGTTTCCCGACCGGACGCAAGTGGAAGTCGGTGCGCGGCGAACCTGGGCCGCGGTTGATGGCCGTCAACGGCGACGAGGGCGAGCCCGGCACCTTCAAGGATCAGCTCTACCTAAACACCGACCCGCACCGCTTTCTCGAGGGCATGCTGATCGGCGCCCACGTGGTAGAGGCCACGGACGTCTATATCTACCTTCGCGACGAGTACCCGATCTCCCGTGAGATACTGACGCGCGAAATCGCCCGGCTACCTGCGGGCGGACCGCGCATCCATCTGCGCCGCGGGGCCGGGGCCTATATCTGCGGCGAGGAATCCTCACTGATCGAGTCGCTCGAAGGCAAGCGAGGGCTGCCACGGCACAAGCCGCCGTTCCCGTTTCAGGTCGGTCTGTTTAATCGTCCGACCCTCATCAACAACATCGAGACGTTGTTCTGGGTGCGTGACTTGATCGAACGCGGCGCTGGCTGGTGGAAGAGCCATGGCCGTAACGACCGTGTCGGCCTGCGCTCCTATTCGGTGTCTGGACGCGTGAGGGAGCCGGGTGTGAAGCTTGCGCCCGCCGGCCTCACTATACAGGAACTCATCGATGAGCATTGCGGCGGCATGCTGGAGGGCCACACCTTCTCGGCCTACCTGCCGGGTGGCGCTTCCGGCGGAATCCTACCGGCGTCAATGAACGACATCCCGCTCGATTTCGGTACCCTCGAAAAGTACGGCTGCTTCATCGGCTCAGCGGCCGTCGTAGTGATGTCCGACCGGGACGACGTGCGAGGGGCCGCCCTGAACCTGATGCGGTTCTTCGAGGACGAGAGTTGTGGGCAATGCACGCCCTGCCGCTCGGGTACTCAGAAGGCCCGCATCCTGATGGAGGACGGCGTCTGGGACACCGAGCTTTTGGGGGAGCTCGCCCAATGCATGCGCGACGCCTCGATCTGCGGGTTGGGCCAGGCGGCCTCGAACCCCCTGAGCAGCGTCATCCGATTCTTCCCTGATCTCTTCCCGGCCCCCAAGGCGCTGGCTGCAGAATGA